The Cytobacillus oceanisediminis genomic interval AACCAAAGTTATTCTCTATTAATGAAACCTGATTGTTACCATCAAATCCTGCCCAATAATAACGTTCTGTTCCAATTGCTCTAAAAATTACCCCATGGCTTTTACCGGAAACAGGCTGAAAGCTTATTTCCAGTTCAAGGTCACGGCCGTAATAGTTCCCTGTAAAGGAAGAAGCATCTTCCTCACCTGCAGCAGCCTTCATAAAACCATTTTCCAGTGTCCATTCACCACGGTGGTGAGCAAAAGGTGTTACACATTTAAATTCCACGGCTTGTTTGGCAAAATCGATGGAGTAATCCGCATTCCCAAAGATTCGAAACTCGCCGATGTAAAACTTTCCAAATGAACGGTTATCTGCAGGGGAAGGACTCTCGACAATAAAGCCAACCTCGTCAATCAATGCACCATCAGTTTCTGGTATCACAAATTCAATATCAAGCCATTCCTGATGGCTTAATGTGATACGGTTCAGCTTCAAGTCTTCCTTTGTCAAACTATTGCGGACATAAGGAGTCAAATAAACATCTGCCCCTCCTTGCCATTTATCCATAAACACCTTTGCAGAAACCTTTTGTCCGCTGTATGCAGTAGGTGCAAAAGTCGGCTTATATTTTTCATCGTTGAACTCTTTACGGCGATAAAATGGCTTGTAAAATACTTTACTTGAATCACCTTCTATAAATCTGTCAAAAAGAACGGACAATGAACCTCGGGCTACCTCAATCCCCACATCACTACATGGACGCAATAGCGTCTTAAAGCCATTATTAGTCTTAAAACCGTGAGTTGATCCCGGCAAAGTAAAATCCAAGTAAACTTCACCGTTTCGGACGCTTTCCACTAATCTCTGTGGAGCTTCCTGCCCATTTACTTGATAGCCAAGAACGGCAAGCTCCTTGCAGAAGGTTGGGATATCCAGCACATTCAAGTAGCCAGACACGCTCGATGTTGCGATCATATCGTTGATCGGCTTCCTATAATGTCCTGGAATTCCATCAAGCCCGGCGAAAACTCCTGCAATGGTTCCGACATTTCCTGCATTACAATCCGTATCCCAGCTGCACATGGTAGCAATTTCAACTGTTCGAGCCAAATCTCCCTTTCCATACATGAGGGCCAGGGCACATACCCCGGCATTCGGGATGATATGGCATACTCCAGTGTACTTATCATAACCCCACTCTTTTTCTAAATACTGACGGCACTTTCGGAAATCCTCTTCCTCAGGGTGCTTCTGATAAAAATCAATCACAGCTTTCACGACAGCATAATACGTAGAATCTTTTGGAATTACGGACAATCCTGCTTCGATAATATCATCAATACTTTTAGCTGAAAAGGCTTTCGAAATACACGCTGCCATAAAACGCGCCCCATATAGCCCATTTTTATCATGAGACACACTGGCCGCTATCTCTGCATAATCTGCTGCCTTTTGAATATTATTTGGGAACAGCAATCCCCATGTATCGATAAAAATCTGCCCGCCAATCTGCTCAGCCATAATGACGCCATTGACTTCAGCCGAACCAGACTGTGGTGCAGGGATGCCTTTTTTCAAATTCAAATACGCCGTATGTTCTGTGCTGATCTGATCTCCACCCCACCAAAACATGCCGATTCCTTCACGCGAATAGTTTAACCACGCTCTCGCAACATCCTGGGGTGTCAGTTCCCGCCCGCGTGCGTCATCAATTAATGCCCGGATAAAATAAACCGGACCATTTGCATCATCATCTGCAGAAAAGGTTTTATAATCCTTCACATACCCCCTGATATCACCATGAATTTCTAGGATTTTTTCATATGACCATTCATTTGGCTCCAGTGGTGCACCGAGCCGGATTCCAACATTCATTCCTAAGAAACCGGCATACACCCTTTCTAAATAGTTTTCAGGCAACAATTTACTCAACTCCTGGTCCCCAAAGTTCTTTTAAAGAATGTTTTTTCTTTTTTCATTAAGCTGCAGATCTTGTTCAATAATCAGCCTGGCAGTCGATGAAAATTGGTCAGCTGTCTGGATTAAATTCATTTTGTTCGTTTCCTGTAAAAGCTCAACGTCCTCAGAACGAATAACACTGTCACCGTACATTGCACCTAAAATGACACCGGCCATTACCCCGATGGAATCTGTATCACGGCCAGAGTTAATGCCATCTATAATGGAGCCGTAATAATCACCATCGTTTAACACCATAAACGCCAGCGCCATTGGCAGCTCTTCAATGGAGAAAAGCCTGCTTGGTGTATAGTGATTTGAAGGAACACCAACCTTCTCAATTTTACGGTGAACATCGTCTTTCATTGGCGAATATTTTTCAATCACATTTTGGAATGTGGCAATAACTGTATCCATATCTGCCTTTTCAGAACGTAATTTCGTAGCAGCTTCTGTTAAATCACGAATCGCATTCTTTGTTCCATCCTTAGCAAAATAGAGGGCTGTCTCAACAATTTCATCAACTGTCACATTTTCTTCAAACGCCTTTGCCACACAAGCTGCCAGCACCCCGGCCGCTTCCAGGCCGTAGCTGCTTTGATGTCCCATTGCAAACAAAATCGCTTCATCATATGCAGCCTTCGGATTTCCGGCATTGACAATTCCAACAGGTGCAATATACATCGCAGCCCCACAGTTGATCATATTGCCAATTCCGCCTTCACGCGGCTCACAATTGGCTAATACATGGCGCATGAAAATATATTTTTCCGGGTAAAAAAGTCGGTCGATAATTTGTGCTTCTCTGCCAAACTCAGGGATATACGTTTTTCTGAAAGCCATTTCCTTCACAAATTCGTTCCCCATGTCATATGCATCTAAATGTCTTTTTTCTTTGTTATACACGTTGATGAGAGCAACAGTCATAAGAGTATCGTCAGTAACTGTACCGTTGCCCCTTTTCCTGCCTAAATTCATATCAGCAGGATAATCTTCCTTGTACCATTTGGTACGGAGTGTCTCAACCCTCTTATACATTTTTTTAATCTCTTCATAACTTAATTTTTCAACAGGTGCTCCCATTGCATCCCCTAGTGCCGTGGATATAACAACACCTCTAACTCGTTCTTTAAAAGTAACCATATGAAGAACTCCCTTTTTTCTACACAATTCGCTTTTGTGTATTTTTTAATCTATTCCACATAGAGCGTAAAAATCAGTCTTTGACTCCACCCTCAAAAGCACCCTTCGCATAGTACTTTAGAATCAACGGATAAATCAGCAGTAAAGGTACAACCGAGATGATTATCGTTCCTGCTTGCAGGGAGGCAAAATCAAGGGTTGCTATTTGATCATAGGATAGGAAGTTTTGCGCTCCTAGCAGAGATGTATTATCACGTTCTACTACAAATTGCCGAAGAACAAGCTGCAGCGGCCATTTGCCAGTGTCCGTTAAGTAGATTGTCGCTCGGAAGTATTCGTTCCAGTGATAAACTCCATAAAACAGACCCATTGTTGCCAAAGCTGGCTTGGATAAAGGCAGCATGATTTTTGTGAAGATACGGAAGTGCCCAGCCCCATCCATACGGGCTGCTTCCAAAATACTTTCAGGAACATCTTCAAAAAATCTCATCATGATAAACAAGTAAAAAATATTTATGGTCTTATAAAGGATGAGGGACGCATACGTATCCAGCAATCCCAGGTTTTTCACCAGTAAGTATTCAGGAATTAATCCTGGTTCGAATACCATGATGACAATTAAGAAAATCATGACAAAATTCCGGCCGGGAAATTTCGTTCTTGCCAGCACATAGGCTGTCATTGCAGTAAGCAATAGATTCACGGCTGTACCCACAATGGTTATTAATAAGGTATTAAAAATACTTTTTATAATTAGCGGGTTTGATAATAGAATTTTATAGTTGATGAGTGAAAATCCTTCAGGTATTATTCCCAGGCCGCTTAGCTTATGGACCTTGAGAGGATCTGATAACGACATTGCTAGTAAGTGAAGAAGCGGAACTAGCACTGTTAATGAAATTAAAAACAAAATGCTGTAAATAATAATGGTTGAAACACTCAATTTTTTTAATTTATTCATCATCGTCC includes:
- a CDS encoding ADP-ribosylglycohydrolase family protein; protein product: MLPENYLERVYAGFLGMNVGIRLGAPLEPNEWSYEKILEIHGDIRGYVKDYKTFSADDDANGPVYFIRALIDDARGRELTPQDVARAWLNYSREGIGMFWWGGDQISTEHTAYLNLKKGIPAPQSGSAEVNGVIMAEQIGGQIFIDTWGLLFPNNIQKAADYAEIAASVSHDKNGLYGARFMAACISKAFSAKSIDDIIEAGLSVIPKDSTYYAVVKAVIDFYQKHPEEEDFRKCRQYLEKEWGYDKYTGVCHIIPNAGVCALALMYGKGDLARTVEIATMCSWDTDCNAGNVGTIAGVFAGLDGIPGHYRKPINDMIATSSVSGYLNVLDIPTFCKELAVLGYQVNGQEAPQRLVESVRNGEVYLDFTLPGSTHGFKTNNGFKTLLRPCSDVGIEVARGSLSVLFDRFIEGDSSKVFYKPFYRRKEFNDEKYKPTFAPTAYSGQKVSAKVFMDKWQGGADVYLTPYVRNSLTKEDLKLNRITLSHQEWLDIEFVIPETDGALIDEVGFIVESPSPADNRSFGKFYIGEFRIFGNADYSIDFAKQAVEFKCVTPFAHHRGEWTLENGFMKAAAGEEDASSFTGNYYGRDLELEISFQPVSGKSHGVIFRAIGTERYYWAGFDGNNQVSLIENNFGFKRLKTVSYGWNHEAIYNFKAVSKGTAVQVEINGEPVLDFDGLEYEYGMIGLGLLEKGETKVQRFHVKETNK
- a CDS encoding ADP-ribosylglycohydrolase family protein — translated: MVTFKERVRGVVISTALGDAMGAPVEKLSYEEIKKMYKRVETLRTKWYKEDYPADMNLGRKRGNGTVTDDTLMTVALINVYNKEKRHLDAYDMGNEFVKEMAFRKTYIPEFGREAQIIDRLFYPEKYIFMRHVLANCEPREGGIGNMINCGAAMYIAPVGIVNAGNPKAAYDEAILFAMGHQSSYGLEAAGVLAACVAKAFEENVTVDEIVETALYFAKDGTKNAIRDLTEAATKLRSEKADMDTVIATFQNVIEKYSPMKDDVHRKIEKVGVPSNHYTPSRLFSIEELPMALAFMVLNDGDYYGSIIDGINSGRDTDSIGVMAGVILGAMYGDSVIRSEDVELLQETNKMNLIQTADQFSSTARLIIEQDLQLNEKRKNIL
- a CDS encoding carbohydrate ABC transporter permease, translating into MMNKLKKLSVSTIIIYSILFLISLTVLVPLLHLLAMSLSDPLKVHKLSGLGIIPEGFSLINYKILLSNPLIIKSIFNTLLITIVGTAVNLLLTAMTAYVLARTKFPGRNFVMIFLIVIMVFEPGLIPEYLLVKNLGLLDTYASLILYKTINIFYLFIMMRFFEDVPESILEAARMDGAGHFRIFTKIMLPLSKPALATMGLFYGVYHWNEYFRATIYLTDTGKWPLQLVLRQFVVERDNTSLLGAQNFLSYDQIATLDFASLQAGTIIISVVPLLLIYPLILKYYAKGAFEGGVKD